A single window of Chitinophaga sp. XS-30 DNA harbors:
- a CDS encoding sialate O-acetylesterase, with amino-acid sequence MKRIKVLTGLFMLVITVARAKVILPAVIDHNMVLQQKTNAALWGKARPAAKVKITTSWNGKSYTAQAGSDSLWQVSVSTPAAGGPFNITFDDGEKLVLKNILIGEVWVCSGQSNMSMPVKGFRNQPVEGSNDLLMTAKNPDIRLFQVTRQVADQVQFDAKVRRWEEADVASVSEMSAVAYLFARIIQERLDVPVGILHTSWGGTRIEAWMSAAGLQSFPSVEIPAAGGTAKLNQNSPAVLYNAMINPIAGFSIKGVLWYQGEANRKNYQEYPQLMQAMVADWRKRWNCGEWPFYYVQIAPFKYAGDRISAFLREAQLQALQLIPNSAMAVTADAGKEMSIHPPDKMTVAKRLAYCALARDYGMNQLPYQGPVYKSMKVNNDIVDITFDHAQNGLYAGAKDLTLFEIAGEDKVFHPASARITSTGVRLRSDQVKNPVAVRYAFKDWFAGELFNTEGLPASPFRTDNW; translated from the coding sequence ATGAAACGAATAAAAGTATTGACAGGGCTGTTTATGCTGGTGATTACGGTTGCCCGCGCCAAGGTAATTCTTCCGGCTGTCATCGATCACAACATGGTGCTGCAGCAAAAGACGAATGCCGCGCTTTGGGGGAAGGCACGCCCGGCGGCGAAGGTGAAGATCACCACCAGTTGGAATGGAAAATCGTACACAGCTCAGGCCGGAAGCGACAGCCTTTGGCAGGTTTCGGTAAGTACTCCGGCAGCAGGCGGTCCTTTCAATATCACCTTCGACGATGGTGAAAAACTGGTATTGAAGAACATACTCATCGGGGAGGTATGGGTTTGCTCAGGTCAGTCCAATATGTCGATGCCCGTTAAAGGCTTTCGCAACCAGCCTGTAGAAGGTTCAAACGATCTGTTGATGACCGCGAAGAATCCCGACATCCGGTTGTTCCAGGTTACACGTCAGGTGGCTGACCAGGTTCAATTTGATGCAAAGGTTCGCCGTTGGGAAGAAGCGGATGTAGCGAGCGTGAGCGAGATGAGCGCAGTTGCCTACCTGTTTGCCAGGATCATCCAGGAGAGGCTGGATGTGCCTGTGGGGATCCTTCACACTTCCTGGGGCGGAACCCGCATTGAAGCATGGATGAGCGCCGCTGGTCTGCAGTCCTTTCCTTCGGTTGAGATCCCGGCTGCCGGCGGTACTGCAAAACTGAATCAGAATAGCCCTGCAGTGCTCTATAATGCCATGATCAATCCCATCGCCGGGTTTAGTATCAAAGGAGTATTGTGGTACCAGGGAGAAGCCAACCGGAAAAACTACCAGGAGTATCCGCAGCTGATGCAGGCTATGGTAGCCGACTGGCGCAAGCGCTGGAATTGCGGAGAATGGCCGTTTTACTATGTGCAAATTGCGCCATTCAAATACGCTGGCGATAGGATATCTGCCTTTCTCAGGGAAGCACAGTTGCAGGCCTTGCAGCTGATCCCTAATTCGGCAATGGCGGTAACCGCTGATGCAGGGAAAGAAATGTCGATCCATCCGCCGGACAAGATGACGGTAGCCAAACGCCTGGCCTACTGTGCGCTGGCACGGGATTATGGGATGAATCAGCTTCCGTATCAAGGCCCGGTTTACAAGTCGATGAAAGTCAACAACGACATTGTTGATATCACTTTCGATCATGCGCAAAACGGGCTGTATGCAGGAGCGAAGGATCTTACGCTGTTCGAAATAGCAGGGGAGGATAAGGTCTTTCATCCTGCCAGTGCCAGAATAACGTCAACCGGTGTTCGCTTGCGGTCTGACCAGGTAAAAAATCCGGTAGCAGTCCGATATGCTTTTAAAGACTGGTTCGCAGGCGAACTTTTTAATACGGAAGGCTTACCGGCTTCTCCTTTCCGTACGGATAACTGGTGA
- a CDS encoding GH92 family glycosyl hydrolase: protein MRKENWMLWLLLFVSVSPLSAQEKKDPVVYVDPLIGTAHCRWFHFAPGASPFGMAKPGPSTNGHYGNPSGWEAVGYDYRHTSIEGFPNFHEFQVGGVVLMPSRGPLVTVPGKLEDSLSGYRSAFDRADETATAGYYSVLLKRYGIRAELTATQRVAFQRFTFPAGSDSHILFDIGNKQGESGEVKDAHVYMSPDGRIEGYVITLPAYVQKYQPGAEVAMYFSAVVDKKPAAFGTFRGETQTAGAADIRGKGAGMYLTFATKEQEAVTVRIGLSYTSVENARLNMQHEAAAMDFDKAREQSRRQWNEYLGRITVSGGTKADRTKFYTGLYHAVLGRGLASDVNGAYPKNTGGNGQIPLNKDGVPLHNHYNTDAVWGAFWNLTPLWALAYPEYYSDFVSSQLLVYNDAGWLGDGIASSKYVSGVGTNFVSLVIAGAYNYGIRDFDVAKGYAAALKNEIGYENRPEGAGKDDVARFRKYGYVDHIDPKPGEWAFSGSHTLEYSFSAYAVAQWAKALGKTGDYNTLMKLSKGWEKIFDPATKYMRPRYANGRFVDNFKPTEPWRGFQEGNAGQYTFYVPHNPEGLVAKIGKAEFNKRLDSIFTAAQKTTFGGGTTIDAFSGLSAPYNHGNQPCLQMPWMFNYSGKPHLTQKWVRAICNEFYGTEGVHGYGYGQDEDQGQLGAWYVMSAMGLFDVQGGAAAKPVMQIASSLFDKVEIKLNKKYYKGNTIEIVTRNNSTGNIYLHQPTFNGKKLRQNAIPFEQLTRGGKLEYSLSDKPAAY from the coding sequence ATGAGAAAGGAAAATTGGATGCTCTGGTTGTTGCTGTTCGTTTCAGTATCTCCGCTCAGTGCACAGGAAAAGAAAGATCCGGTGGTATATGTAGATCCGCTGATCGGCACCGCGCATTGCCGCTGGTTCCATTTTGCGCCCGGCGCTTCGCCGTTCGGCATGGCCAAACCCGGCCCCTCTACAAACGGGCACTACGGCAATCCCAGTGGCTGGGAGGCTGTGGGTTACGATTACAGGCATACTTCCATTGAAGGGTTCCCCAATTTTCACGAGTTCCAGGTGGGCGGCGTGGTGCTGATGCCCTCCAGGGGCCCGCTGGTGACGGTGCCGGGTAAGCTGGAGGATAGCCTTTCCGGCTATCGCTCGGCATTTGACCGTGCAGACGAAACCGCTACCGCGGGATATTATTCCGTGCTGCTGAAACGCTACGGGATCAGGGCCGAACTGACGGCTACGCAGCGCGTGGCTTTTCAGCGTTTTACTTTTCCGGCCGGCAGCGATTCCCATATTCTTTTCGATATCGGCAATAAACAGGGCGAGAGCGGTGAAGTGAAGGATGCACACGTGTACATGTCGCCGGACGGCCGCATCGAAGGGTACGTGATCACCCTGCCCGCTTACGTGCAAAAGTACCAGCCGGGTGCCGAGGTGGCCATGTATTTCTCCGCCGTGGTCGATAAAAAACCTGCCGCTTTCGGCACTTTCCGCGGCGAAACGCAAACTGCCGGCGCCGCGGACATCCGCGGAAAAGGGGCGGGGATGTACCTCACCTTTGCTACCAAAGAGCAGGAAGCTGTTACGGTGCGCATCGGCCTTTCCTATACTTCTGTAGAGAACGCCCGCCTAAATATGCAGCACGAGGCTGCGGCTATGGATTTCGACAAGGCCAGGGAACAGTCCCGCCGCCAATGGAACGAATACCTCGGCCGCATTACCGTGAGCGGCGGCACGAAAGCCGACCGTACAAAATTTTATACCGGCCTGTACCATGCCGTGCTAGGCCGCGGCCTTGCCAGCGATGTGAACGGGGCTTATCCCAAAAACACCGGCGGCAACGGGCAAATTCCTTTGAACAAAGATGGTGTGCCATTGCATAACCATTACAATACAGATGCCGTATGGGGTGCATTCTGGAACCTTACGCCGCTCTGGGCACTGGCTTACCCGGAATACTATTCGGATTTCGTGAGCAGCCAGTTGCTGGTTTACAACGATGCAGGCTGGCTGGGTGACGGTATCGCTTCCAGCAAATACGTGTCCGGCGTGGGCACCAACTTCGTCAGCCTTGTGATAGCCGGTGCATACAACTACGGCATCCGCGATTTTGATGTGGCCAAAGGATATGCAGCGGCGCTTAAAAACGAGATAGGCTACGAGAACAGGCCGGAAGGTGCGGGGAAAGATGATGTGGCCCGTTTCCGCAAATATGGCTATGTGGACCATATCGACCCGAAACCGGGCGAGTGGGCCTTCTCCGGTTCCCATACGCTGGAATATTCATTCAGCGCCTATGCGGTGGCCCAGTGGGCAAAAGCGCTGGGCAAAACCGGCGATTACAATACCCTGATGAAACTCTCCAAAGGCTGGGAAAAGATATTTGACCCGGCTACAAAATATATGCGTCCCCGTTATGCCAATGGCCGCTTTGTGGACAACTTCAAGCCCACTGAGCCCTGGCGGGGCTTCCAGGAAGGGAATGCGGGGCAGTACACTTTTTATGTGCCGCACAATCCCGAGGGCCTGGTGGCCAAAATAGGCAAGGCAGAGTTCAACAAGAGGCTGGACAGCATTTTCACTGCCGCGCAGAAAACAACTTTCGGCGGCGGTACCACTATCGATGCCTTCTCCGGTCTTTCTGCACCTTACAATCACGGCAATCAGCCCTGCCTGCAAATGCCCTGGATGTTCAACTACTCGGGCAAACCGCATCTTACCCAGAAGTGGGTGAGGGCCATCTGCAACGAGTTTTACGGCACCGAAGGGGTGCATGGCTATGGCTACGGACAGGATGAGGACCAGGGGCAGCTCGGCGCCTGGTACGTGATGAGCGCCATGGGGCTGTTCGATGTGCAGGGCGGGGCTGCGGCCAAACCGGTAATGCAGATCGCCTCCTCCCTGTTCGACAAGGTGGAGATCAAACTGAATAAGAAATATTACAAAGGTAATACCATAGAGATCGTTACGCGTAACAACAGCACAGGCAATATCTATCTCCATCAGCCAACATTCAACGGCAAAAAGCTCAGGCAGAACGCCATTCCGTTTGAGCAACTGACACGCGGAGGAAAGCTGGAGTACAGCTTGTCCGACAAACCTGCTGCGTATTGA
- a CDS encoding exo-alpha-sialidase — protein sequence MKKNLNPTPLRFPFLRLWRKPLNADFRRWRLAYVEMAAVVAIACLVSVSACRKGTGMPEGPDTASQSLQPDGKAMAAVTAGAAVHTSIKLFDGGTGGFHAYRIPSIVRTTNGTLIAICEGRADNDNDYGNINVVCKTSSNNGATWSALKTIAGATLGTWGNPTAVVDWDTGRVWLFMSWNDANHSENGSGDTEPIDTWGQRRVYVTWSDNNGATWAQPVDKTSTLLPPTMTWDAMGPGVGIQTTGGPSPGRLIIPARRRNIYSDDHGQTWHYQIIPAGTDEGTIVERANGTLMRNDRPGGTPWQAAKRRHISTGTIEGGFSAFAPAAALPDPRCQGSIIRYAGSRSRIIFLNSASTSTRYNMTARVSYNEGQTWYASRRLHNTITQEEAAAQGKGGYSSMTKTADFAIGALVEQKETPSSSNSHWSIEFQKFNLPWLLNGQPEP from the coding sequence ATGAAAAAGAACCTCAATCCGACCCCCTTACGATTTCCGTTCTTGCGCCTTTGGCGTAAACCGTTAAACGCAGATTTCCGGCGATGGCGCCTGGCGTATGTGGAGATGGCGGCTGTCGTTGCCATCGCTTGCCTCGTCTCGGTTTCCGCATGCCGGAAAGGAACCGGCATGCCGGAAGGCCCCGATACCGCCAGCCAAAGTCTTCAGCCTGATGGGAAGGCAATGGCAGCAGTAACAGCAGGCGCAGCAGTACATACAAGTATCAAGCTGTTTGATGGGGGAACCGGAGGTTTTCATGCCTATCGTATCCCTTCTATCGTACGCACAACCAATGGTACGCTCATCGCTATTTGCGAGGGAAGAGCGGATAATGACAACGATTACGGCAATATCAACGTCGTCTGTAAAACATCTTCGAACAACGGTGCAACATGGTCAGCGCTCAAAACTATTGCAGGAGCAACCCTTGGCACATGGGGTAACCCCACGGCGGTTGTTGACTGGGACACTGGCCGGGTATGGCTCTTTATGTCCTGGAACGACGCCAATCACAGCGAAAACGGTAGCGGTGATACGGAACCGATTGACACCTGGGGGCAAAGACGCGTGTATGTAACATGGAGTGATAATAATGGCGCGACCTGGGCGCAGCCTGTCGATAAAACCAGCACACTGTTGCCTCCCACGATGACGTGGGATGCCATGGGGCCTGGCGTTGGCATACAAACTACCGGAGGCCCGAGTCCCGGCCGTCTGATTATCCCGGCCAGGAGGCGGAACATTTACAGCGATGACCATGGGCAAACCTGGCATTACCAGATTATTCCTGCAGGAACGGATGAAGGTACAATTGTGGAACGGGCTAACGGCACGCTTATGCGTAACGATCGGCCCGGCGGAACGCCCTGGCAGGCTGCTAAAAGACGCCATATCTCCACCGGAACGATTGAAGGGGGCTTTTCTGCATTTGCCCCCGCTGCTGCATTGCCTGATCCGCGCTGCCAAGGCTCGATAATTCGCTATGCCGGCAGTCGTTCCCGTATTATTTTCCTGAATTCAGCCAGCACAAGCACCCGCTATAACATGACGGCCCGCGTAAGTTATAACGAAGGACAGACCTGGTATGCCAGCCGGCGGCTGCACAATACCATTACGCAGGAAGAGGCCGCTGCACAAGGAAAAGGAGGGTACTCAAGCATGACTAAAACAGCTGACTTTGCCATCGGCGCTTTAGTAGAGCAAAAAGAAACACCTTCTTCCTCAAACAGCCATTGGTCCATAGAATTTCAGAAATTTAATCTGCCATGGCTGCTCAACGGACAGCCTGAACCTTGA
- a CDS encoding sulfatase produces the protein MLYKIVRSFAKAALLLALLLPLLSGSVKKTGKRPNIVFILIDDMGYSDIGCYGSTYYETPNIDKLAKQGIKFTNAYAASTLCSPTRASILTGKYPGRLHITHAIPIEGYSRLPNTPLMDADYTKNLPLEEVTFAEVLKKDGYKTAAIGKWHVCWDKQYFPEFQGFEQNMGGGGMGSTMDYFYPYAGKWKMNPQSPVVEWQVFPDGKKGEYLTDRLTDETLRFIEQNKEGPFLAYLQHYGVHTPIQAKDSLIKKYLRKPVDSLKGHTRPKYAAMIESIDESVGRIMKKLDELGLSDNTIVVFTSDNGGHGRITSNWPFRGNKGNFYEGGIRIPLIIKWPGHIKSGRSTDAQFISTDFYPTLLGLAHLYAGEEYIDGINQTPLLTQDKSISRNRSLFWHFPNYTGTGHPNASGPCSVIRDGKWKLIEYFEDGSLELYDLQKDMKEKNNLAKLYPQVTASLHKKLAEWRKEAKVQMPRLNPAYQANR, from the coding sequence ATGTTATATAAAATAGTAAGATCGTTCGCGAAAGCAGCCTTGTTATTGGCTCTTTTGCTGCCGCTGCTCAGTGGCTCGGTCAAAAAAACGGGTAAAAGGCCGAATATAGTTTTCATCTTAATTGATGATATGGGCTACAGCGATATTGGCTGCTATGGATCCACCTATTACGAAACGCCTAATATCGATAAGCTGGCAAAGCAGGGCATTAAGTTTACCAATGCTTACGCCGCCAGCACTTTATGCTCGCCCACCCGTGCAAGCATCCTCACCGGGAAATACCCGGGGCGCCTGCACATTACCCATGCAATACCGATCGAAGGCTATAGCCGCCTGCCGAACACGCCTTTGATGGATGCCGATTATACCAAGAACCTTCCGCTGGAAGAAGTAACATTCGCAGAAGTACTGAAAAAAGACGGGTACAAAACAGCGGCAATAGGCAAATGGCATGTATGCTGGGATAAACAATATTTCCCCGAATTCCAGGGCTTCGAACAGAATATGGGCGGCGGAGGCATGGGGAGTACGATGGATTATTTCTATCCCTATGCCGGCAAATGGAAGATGAACCCCCAAAGCCCTGTTGTGGAATGGCAGGTATTTCCCGACGGGAAGAAAGGAGAATACCTTACAGACAGGCTGACGGATGAGACGCTCAGGTTCATTGAACAAAATAAAGAAGGCCCGTTTTTAGCTTACCTGCAGCATTATGGCGTTCATACGCCTATCCAGGCCAAAGACAGCCTGATAAAGAAATACCTCCGAAAACCCGTTGATTCCCTGAAGGGGCATACCCGTCCAAAGTATGCAGCGATGATAGAAAGCATAGACGAAAGCGTCGGCAGGATCATGAAAAAACTTGATGAGCTGGGACTCTCCGACAATACGATAGTGGTCTTCACATCAGACAATGGCGGACACGGGCGGATAACATCCAACTGGCCTTTCCGCGGCAACAAAGGCAATTTTTATGAAGGCGGCATCAGAATTCCTTTGATTATTAAATGGCCCGGCCATATCAAGTCCGGCCGGAGCACTGATGCGCAATTTATCAGCACTGATTTTTATCCCACCCTGCTTGGCCTTGCACACCTGTATGCCGGTGAAGAATATATTGACGGGATCAACCAGACGCCCTTGCTTACGCAAGATAAGAGCATAAGCCGCAACAGGTCGCTTTTCTGGCATTTTCCCAACTATACAGGCACCGGCCATCCCAATGCCTCCGGCCCCTGCAGTGTGATCAGGGATGGTAAATGGAAGCTCATAGAATACTTCGAGGACGGCTCTCTCGAATTATACGATCTCCAAAAAGACATGAAAGAAAAAAACAACCTGGCAAAGCTGTATCCGCAGGTAACGGCAAGTCTTCATAAAAAGCTCGCTGAATGGCGAAAGGAGGCGAAGGTGCAGATGCCGCGTTTAAATCCTGCTTATCAAGCCAATCGTTGA
- a CDS encoding sialate O-acetylesterase: MNLIKAGSSLFAIVLLLTSFSKPDQPDPDLHLYLLVGQSNMAGRGIISDEYRNLSQSNVQMLNKKNKWVTASHPLHFDKPARAGVGPGLAFGLEMAKADPSVRIGLIPCAVGGTAIESWVPGAMDRVTRAYPYDDAMARLRIAMKSGVIKGIIWHQGEANSKPERSAGYLEKLESLIGRLRQAAGDSNLPFVAGELGRYRDNYQLINNQLRQLPGKVKNTALASSEGLIHKGDNTHFDAASATELGKRFAAQMILLQQ, encoded by the coding sequence ATGAACCTGATAAAAGCCGGAAGTTCGCTTTTTGCGATAGTGCTGCTGCTTACTTCATTTTCAAAGCCGGATCAACCGGATCCCGACTTGCACCTTTATCTGCTGGTGGGACAGTCCAATATGGCTGGCCGGGGGATCATCTCCGACGAATACCGCAACCTTTCGCAATCCAATGTACAGATGCTGAATAAGAAGAATAAATGGGTAACAGCGTCGCATCCCTTGCATTTTGACAAGCCGGCAAGGGCAGGCGTTGGACCGGGACTTGCCTTTGGTTTGGAAATGGCGAAAGCTGATCCCTCAGTACGGATCGGCCTGATCCCGTGTGCTGTCGGCGGCACAGCAATTGAATCCTGGGTGCCCGGAGCAATGGATCGCGTGACCAGGGCATATCCATATGACGACGCGATGGCGAGGTTGCGCATAGCGATGAAAAGCGGTGTAATCAAAGGCATTATCTGGCATCAGGGAGAGGCGAACAGCAAGCCTGAGCGATCTGCGGGCTACCTCGAAAAGCTGGAATCGCTCATCGGCCGCCTGCGCCAGGCGGCCGGAGATAGCAATCTGCCCTTTGTTGCCGGGGAACTTGGGCGTTATCGGGATAATTATCAATTGATAAATAATCAGCTAAGGCAATTGCCGGGGAAAGTAAAAAACACCGCTCTTGCCAGTTCGGAAGGACTCATTCACAAGGGAGACAACACCCATTTCGATGCCGCTTCGGCCACGGAACTGGGCAAACGCTTCGCAGCACAAATGATTCTCCTTCAGCAATAG
- a CDS encoding GntR family transcriptional regulator yields the protein MSLRIDHKSKMPLHIQVEELLRNLIGQPEYQNGSFLPKEVELANRLGVSRNTIRQATNKLEYEGLLTRKKGVGTKVAQRQLSTSLQDWQSFTKEMSKRGIITSNLLLTLEKVKADEKKAGFFNIPLNTSICKLSKLKGVDGEPIVYFESYFHPRITLTESDDLNRPLYQLLSEKFDITVVRSSEHINALMAGSVAKKLQVDPKCPVLFRERFVYDPGDRPVEYNIGYYRSDKFTYSIEIRSDR from the coding sequence ATGAGTTTAAGGATAGACCATAAGAGCAAAATGCCGCTCCACATACAAGTGGAAGAACTGCTGCGGAACCTGATCGGCCAGCCTGAATACCAGAACGGCTCCTTTCTGCCGAAGGAAGTGGAACTGGCCAACCGGCTGGGCGTTTCCAGGAACACCATCCGGCAGGCCACCAATAAGCTGGAGTACGAAGGACTGCTGACGAGGAAAAAGGGGGTAGGCACCAAAGTGGCGCAACGCCAGCTCTCCACCAGTCTGCAGGACTGGCAGAGTTTCACCAAAGAGATGTCCAAACGCGGCATCATCACATCCAACCTCCTGCTCACGCTGGAGAAAGTGAAGGCCGATGAAAAAAAGGCCGGCTTCTTCAACATTCCGCTCAACACGTCTATTTGCAAGCTCAGTAAACTCAAAGGTGTAGACGGCGAACCGATCGTTTACTTCGAAAGCTACTTTCATCCCCGTATCACCCTTACGGAAAGTGACGACCTGAACCGTCCGTTATATCAGCTCCTGTCTGAAAAGTTCGATATCACCGTGGTGCGTTCCAGTGAACATATCAATGCCCTGATGGCCGGTAGTGTGGCCAAAAAGCTGCAGGTGGACCCGAAGTGTCCCGTGCTTTTCAGGGAACGTTTCGTTTATGATCCGGGCGACAGACCGGTGGAATATAACATAGGCTACTACAGGTCGGACAAGTTCACGTATTCCATTGAAATAAGATCAGACCGCTGA
- a CDS encoding ROK family protein produces the protein MNNNYVIGADIGGSHITAALVDLASGAVVDDCKFKEPVNAAAGAREILDRWTACIGRVLTAANTEVAAIGIAMPGPFDYPGGISQIRDVAKYESLYGMNIRAALQASLAFSKGIYFENDASCFALGEAWAGEGAGCSRMVAITLGTGLGGTFLRNNEILHEGKGVPPEGYIYHLPYKTGIAEDYISSRWLLNEYHERTGRRLGEVKHIGELAEKQDTVALALFAELGEALGEVLAPWLADFDAERMVIGGNIRKAHPYFLPALRACLQQNNISTSIHISSRGENSALSGAAWICRSVLVTHK, from the coding sequence ATGAACAATAACTATGTGATCGGCGCGGATATTGGCGGTTCTCATATAACGGCGGCCCTTGTGGACCTGGCCAGCGGTGCGGTGGTAGATGACTGCAAGTTCAAAGAACCGGTGAACGCAGCTGCGGGCGCCCGGGAGATACTCGACCGGTGGACGGCCTGCATCGGCCGCGTGCTCACCGCAGCCAACACGGAAGTGGCGGCCATCGGCATCGCCATGCCGGGGCCGTTCGATTACCCCGGCGGCATCTCGCAGATCAGGGACGTGGCCAAATACGAATCCCTCTACGGCATGAACATCCGCGCGGCGCTGCAAGCATCCCTGGCGTTTTCAAAAGGCATTTATTTCGAGAATGATGCTTCCTGTTTTGCCCTTGGTGAAGCATGGGCGGGTGAAGGCGCCGGCTGCAGCCGTATGGTGGCCATTACGCTTGGCACCGGCCTCGGAGGAACGTTCCTGCGTAATAACGAAATACTCCATGAAGGTAAAGGCGTACCGCCGGAAGGATATATCTATCACCTGCCTTATAAAACAGGCATCGCGGAAGATTACATTTCTTCCCGCTGGCTGCTCAACGAATATCACGAACGCACCGGCCGGCGCCTCGGGGAAGTGAAGCACATCGGTGAACTGGCTGAAAAGCAGGATACCGTGGCGCTGGCGCTGTTCGCGGAATTGGGCGAAGCTTTAGGCGAGGTACTGGCTCCCTGGCTTGCAGATTTTGATGCGGAACGAATGGTGATCGGCGGGAACATCCGCAAGGCGCATCCATACTTCCTGCCTGCGCTGCGGGCCTGCCTGCAGCAAAACAACATAAGCACCAGCATACACATTTCCAGCCGTGGTGAAAACTCGGCCCTTTCCGGAGCCGCATGGATATGCAGGTCCGTACTCGTTACCCATAAATAA
- a CDS encoding class I mannose-6-phosphate isomerase, translated as MMNWRKTTQALMPVTTAERAVPPVGHYDMYPFARLEAGSIQCGYASLAKWMTDRNVILIDGYIGNDWEYIAGSLERELTAAGVAVNLVYTATLMKPVEEIEALVAPFLGEKGSVWGRRATITLKDLFDNEKLQCVQPAAEGITLVIGAGAALTGLNAPVVYVDLPKNELQYRMRARAANNLGKEHWDDNQETYKRFYFVDWVLLNAYKQEILPSIEVIADGQWREQFTWASHAAISKGLQYLSQNAFRVRPWFEAGAWGGDWMKEKIAGLNKDEVNYAWSFEMIVPENGLVFESDGRLLEIAFDWLMMKHSKEVLGQDEQRFGIDFPIRFDFLDTFNGGNLSIQCHPRVKYIQEQFGETITQDETYYILDCGKDAKVYLGFQDDIDPAAFRRALEESVEENKAIDIEKYVQAHAAGKHDFFLIPNGTVHSSGKDNLVLEISATPYIFTFKMYDWVRLDLNGKPRPINIDHAFNNLDFSRKGARVKEELISTQQVIASGGNWQLVHAPTHAEHFYDVHRIEFTGTITVETAGKCHVLMLVEGTSVLVETANGFRQRYNYAETFAVPAAAGSYKIINESGTTAKVVKAFIK; from the coding sequence ATGATGAATTGGAGAAAGACAACCCAGGCCCTGATGCCGGTTACAACGGCAGAAAGAGCGGTTCCCCCGGTGGGTCATTACGACATGTACCCTTTCGCCAGGCTGGAAGCAGGCAGCATCCAGTGTGGATATGCCAGCCTTGCAAAATGGATGACCGACCGGAATGTTATTTTGATAGACGGATATATCGGTAACGACTGGGAGTATATTGCCGGCTCCCTCGAGCGGGAGCTGACTGCGGCGGGTGTGGCCGTGAACCTCGTGTACACCGCCACGCTAATGAAACCCGTGGAAGAAATAGAAGCGCTGGTAGCGCCTTTCCTCGGTGAGAAGGGATCGGTATGGGGCAGAAGGGCGACGATCACCTTAAAAGATCTTTTTGACAACGAAAAGTTGCAGTGCGTACAGCCTGCGGCGGAGGGCATCACGCTTGTCATTGGTGCGGGTGCGGCGCTCACGGGATTGAATGCGCCGGTAGTGTATGTAGATCTTCCCAAGAACGAGCTGCAATACCGCATGCGCGCCCGTGCCGCCAATAACCTGGGCAAGGAGCATTGGGACGATAACCAGGAAACCTACAAACGTTTCTACTTCGTAGACTGGGTATTGCTCAACGCATACAAACAAGAAATACTGCCTTCTATTGAAGTGATCGCGGACGGCCAGTGGAGAGAACAGTTCACCTGGGCCAGCCATGCGGCCATCAGCAAAGGGCTGCAATACCTTTCCCAAAACGCTTTCCGGGTGAGGCCATGGTTTGAGGCCGGCGCCTGGGGAGGGGACTGGATGAAGGAAAAGATAGCTGGTCTCAATAAAGATGAGGTGAACTACGCTTGGTCCTTTGAAATGATCGTTCCCGAAAACGGGCTGGTATTCGAAAGCGATGGCCGGTTGCTGGAAATTGCATTCGACTGGCTGATGATGAAGCATTCCAAAGAAGTGCTCGGACAGGATGAGCAACGTTTCGGCATCGATTTCCCGATCAGGTTCGATTTCCTGGACACCTTCAACGGCGGCAACCTCTCCATACAGTGCCACCCCCGCGTAAAATACATCCAGGAGCAATTCGGGGAAACCATTACCCAGGATGAAACCTACTACATACTCGATTGCGGCAAGGATGCGAAGGTGTACCTCGGCTTCCAGGACGATATTGATCCCGCCGCTTTCCGCCGCGCACTGGAAGAAAGCGTGGAAGAGAACAAGGCCATTGATATAGAAAAATATGTGCAGGCGCATGCTGCCGGCAAACATGATTTTTTCCTGATCCCGAACGGTACGGTGCACAGCTCAGGGAAAGACAACCTGGTGCTGGAGATCAGCGCCACCCCTTACATCTTTACGTTCAAGATGTACGATTGGGTGCGGCTGGACCTTAACGGGAAACCAAGGCCCATCAATATCGATCACGCTTTCAATAATCTCGATTTCAGCCGCAAGGGCGCGCGGGTAAAAGAAGAGCTGATCTCCACGCAGCAGGTGATCGCCAGCGGCGGGAACTGGCAGCTGGTACATGCGCCTACTCATGCGGAACATTTCTATGACGTGCACCGGATCGAGTTTACCGGTACGATAACGGTGGAAACCGCGGGCAAATGCCATGTGCTGATGCTGGTGGAAGGAACATCTGTATTGGTGGAAACCGCCAACGGGTTCCGGCAGCGGTACAACTACGCGGAAACCTTCGCGGTACCCGCCGCAGCGGGGTCCTACAAGATCATCAATGAAAGCGGCACCACGGCTAAAGTGGTCAAAGCTTTTATAAAATAA